One Setaria italica strain Yugu1 chromosome II, Setaria_italica_v2.0, whole genome shotgun sequence DNA segment encodes these proteins:
- the LOC101761031 gene encoding cysteine--tRNA ligase CPS1, chloroplastic/mitochondrial: MAAAAARRAAGLLPLLSSPSGARIPLRRALSLISPPRSNRLFSHPARPFSTSPFSASASASNGAAAERTRELHLYNTKSRKKEHFRPRAPDREVGMYVCGVTPYDDSHIGHARAYVAFDVLYRYLRYLDYEVRYVRNFTDIDDKIIARANQLGEDPFSLSKRFSDDFLSDMANLQCLPPSMEPRVSDHIDQIINMIKQILDNNCAYVVGGDVYFSVDNFPEYGELSGRKLDDNRAGERVAVDERKRNPADFALWKAAKDGEPWWDSPWGPGRPGWHIECSAMSAHYLGHSFDIHGGGEDLIFPHHENEIAQSRAACCDSSISYWIHNGFVNVNSQKMSKSLGNFVTIRKVIEMYHPLALRMFLLGTHYRSPINYTIEQLNVASDRLYYTYQTLHDCEESCQQQQDNSGDSLPANTLNYIQKLHDEFETSMSDDLHTSVALAAISEPLKVMNDLLHTRKGKKQEKRLESLAALEEKIRVVLSVLGLLPSSYHEALQQLREKALRRASITEEHVLQKIEERTAARKAKQYGKSDEIRKELAAVGIALMDGPDGTTWRPSVPLSEEEGVVVKT, from the exons atggcggcggccgcggcgaggcgtGCCGCtggccttctccctctcctctcctcgccgtccggtGCTCGCATCCCCCTCCGCCGGGCGCTATCCCTGATCTCTCCGCCTCGCTCCAATCGCCTCTTCTCGCACCCCGCCAGGCCCTTCTCCACCTCCCCCTtctcggcctccgcctccgcgtcgAATGGCGCGGCCGCGGAGAGAACCCGCGAGCTGCACCTGTACAACACGAAGTCGAGGAAGAAGGAGCATTTTCGGCCGCGAGCTCCTGACCGGGAGGTCGGCATGTACGTCTGCGGAGTCACGCCCTACGACGACAGCCACATCGGCCATGCCCGCGCATACGTCGCCTTTGACGTCCTCTACAG GTACTTGCGTTATTTGGACTATGAAGTTCGCTATGTTCGGAACTTCACCGACATTGATGACAAG ATAATTGCAAGAGCAAATCAACTGGGGGAAGATCCTTTTAGCTTAAGCAAAAGATTCTCTGATGATTTCCTGTCAGACATGGCCAATCTTCAATGTTTGCCACCATCCATGGAGCCCCGTGTTTCAGATCATATTGATCAGATTATAAATATGATTAAACAG ATCCTTGATAACAATTGTGCATACGTAGTGGGTGGGGATGTCTATTTCTCTGTTGACAACTTTCCTGAATATGGAGAGTTATCTGGTCGAAAACTAGATGATAATAGAGCTGGTGAAAGGGTTGCAGTTGATGAAAGGAAGAGAAATCCTGCTGATTTCGCTCTATGGAAG GCTGCAAAAGATGGGGAGCCATGGTGGGACAGCCCTTGGGGCCCTGGAAGGCCAGGATGGCACATAGAATGCAGTGCCATGAGTGCACATTACTTGGGTCATTCTTTTGACATACATGGTGGTGGGGAGGACCTCATCTTTCCGCACCATGAGAATGAGATAGCACAGAGCCGTGCAGCGTGTTGTGACAGTAGCATAAGTTACTGGATACACAATGGATTTGTCAATGTAAATAGCCAAAAGATGTCTAAATCGCTTGGTAACTTCGTAACCATACGCAAG GTTATAGAGATGTACCACCCGCTTGCTTTGAGAATGTTCTTACTGGGCACACACTACAGGTCCCCGATCAACTACACAATAGAACAACTCAATGTTGCATCAGATAGATTGTATTACACGTATCAG ACGTTACACGATTGTGAAGAGAGTTGCCAGCAACAGCAAGATAACTCTGGAGACTCATTACCTGCTAATACCTTAAATTACATCCAGAAACTACATGATGAATTTGAGACTTCAATGTCAGATGATCTTCACACTTCAGTAGCACTGGCTGCTATTTCTGAGCCATTGAAAGTCATGAATGATTTGTTGCACACTCGTAAG GGAAAGAAGCAGGAAAAACGATTGGAATCACTTGCTGCCTTGGAAGAGAAAATAAGAGTAGTGCTCTCTGTTCTAGGATTGCTGCCTTCAAGTTATCATGAG GCTCTGCAACAACTGCGTGAGAAAGCACTGAGAAGAGCTTCCATCACCGAGGAGCATGTGCTGCAGAAGATCGAAGAGAGGACTGCAGCAAGGAAGGCGAAGCAGTACGGAAAATCTGACGAGATCAGGAAAGAATTGGCTGCTGTTGGAATCGCCCTCATGGATGGTCCTGACGGAACAACCTGGAGGCCATCTGTGCCTCTTTCTGAGGAGGAAGGGGTGGTTGTGAAGACTTGA